The nucleotide sequence gaatccagagaagattcaaatattattcatagataaacttgaccataaacccacaattcatcggtctcaacaaacacaccgcaaaaagaagattacatcgaatagatctccacaagagagggggagaactttgtattgagattcaaagagagagaagaagccatctagctactaactatggactcgaaggtctgaagtaaactactcacacatcatcggagaggctatgatgatgtagaagccctccgtgatgacgtccctcctcccgcggagctccggaacaggccccaagatgggatctcatggatacagaaagttgcggcggtggaattaggtttttggctccgtatctgtttgtttgggggtacgtaggtatatataggaggaagaagtatgtcagtggagcatcaaggggcccacgaggcagggggggcgccccccaccctcgtgacctcctcttttgttccttggcgtagggtccaagtctcctggattacgttcggtgagaaaatcacgttcccgaaggtttattccgttcggactccgtttgatattccatttctttgaaacactgaaataggcaaaaaacagcaattctgggctaggcctccggttaataggttagtcccaaaaataatataaaagtggaaaataaagcccaatatagtccaaaacagtagataatatagcatggagcaatcaaaaattatagatacgttggagacgtatcaacccacaagtataggggatcgcaacagatttcgagggtagagtattcaacccaaatttattgattcgacacaaggggagccaaagaatattctcaaggattagcagctgagttgtcaattcaaccacacctggaaacttagtatctgcagcaaagtgtttagtagcaagtaatatgatagtgatggtaacggtaacaaaagagtaacgaaagcaaagtaatgttttgggtattttgtagtgattgtaacaatagcaacgggaaagtaaataagcgtaaaccaatatatggaaagctcgtaggcattggatcaatgatggataattatgccggatgtggttcatcatgtaacagtcataacatagggtgacacagaactagctccaattcgtcaatgtaatgtaggcatgtattccgaatatagtcatacgtgcttatggaaaagaacttgcatgacatctttagtcctaccctcccgtggcagcggggtcctaatggaaactaagggatattaaggcctccttttaatagagaaccagaacaaagcattagcacatagtgaatacatgaactcctcaaactacgatcatcatcggtaagtatcccgattattgtcacttcggggttaacggatcataacacataataggtgactatagacttgcaagataggatcaagaactctcatatattgatgaaaacataataggttcagatctgaaatcatggcactcgggccctagtgacaagcattaagcatagcaaagtcatagcaacatcaatcttagaacatactggatactagggatcaaaccctaacaaaactaactcgattacatgataaatctcatccaacccatcaccgtccagcaagcctacgatggaattactcacgcacggcggtgagcatcatgaaattggtgatggaggatggttgatgatgacgacggcgacgaatccccctctccagagccccgaatggactccggatcagccctcccgagaggttttagggcttggcggtggctccgtatcgtaaaacgcgatgaaatcttctcttttattttttttctccccgaaagcaaatatatagagttggagttggagtcgggaggtctccagggggcccacgaggtagggggcgcgccctagggggggcgccccccaccctcgtggaaagggtgtgggccccctggtcttcatatttggcaaggattttttattatttattgtaagatattccgtggagtttcaggtcattccgagaacttttgttttctgcacgtaaaacaacatcatggcaattatgctgaaaacagcgtcagtccgggttagtttcattcaaatcatataagttagagtccaaaacaagggcaaaagtatttggaaaagtagatacgacagagacgtatcaggggcCGGGGCACGACCcacgaggttaatcgctgccataattcccacctacaatccctaccgatctagggttagcgcggtgctcacgggaagcacaccaccgccgccatctctGGCCCCTACTTCACCATGGACGGCGCTGGAACAAGCTCTTCTACACTAGGTAAAGGTAGGACTACCGGATCGATCTGACCTACCCGATCCACGAGGTCTATCACGCCCTGCATGGAATCTTGGAGTTGGCCCTGTGCGTCTACATGACTGTAAAATTCGTTAACTCTCTTCGGACAGAGGTTGTTCTGAGTTATGGTCCAGCTGGAGCATAGGTCCAGGCCGCATGATTCGAAGATATTCACCTACATATGTGCCACATTAATTTATACAGCCCAATGCAATTAGAATAGAAGGTGTTAAAAGTCATGTTCTGATCCCGAGATCAAATGCACCCTGATGAACAGTAAAAGGTAAAAATATTTGAACAAATCTGATTTTTTTTGATAAACTTTGGCAAATATTTTGTATGCTAACCAAATTTCAGcacgaaatgacattcgtggaagtcatggaaAAAAAATACAAAATCAGTACTCCAAAATGTGTTCAAAACTAGCATTTCTGGAGCATCGATTTTGTTCTTTTGCCACGAGTTACCAATGTCATTTCGTGCTGAAATTTTGCAAGCATACAAAACAGTTAAGTTTACCACAAAACAAATtcagaattttttatttttttactcttTTTGCTATTTTACTGTTCATCAAGGTGCATTTGAGCTCAGGAGTAGATACCCCACGTCCGTCTACTTGAAATTTATAAAGAAAAAGTAAAACTCAATGAGACAGCAAATAATATAGGATTCCTTATTGATACAGTGCTCTTCTAGTCTTCCTCATGACAGCACGACAATTTTGTCCTCTGTTTCAACACCAACAGTTCTCAATGTGACTAGCTTTTGATGAAACTCCATCACCTAAGTACAACCGGGTGATACTCTAATGAAACAACCAATAAGATTATACTACATATGTAAGCATGACACATGATACATTACCTCAGAGGGTCTTCTAGTGAATAAAAGGATTGAGTGAACTTGGGCTCCCTTGTGAACATAATGCAAAATCTGTAGCCTTCTCATGGAGCATATCATTTTAGGATAAATTGTTATTACTAGAAGTTTAAGAATATGAAAGAATTTATATGATTTCCTTTGGATTTGTCCTGTCAAGCGTTCTCGTCAGTCGTATCGTCCCCATTGTAGATGGCTAGAACCGGCCGGCAGCTGTCCATCTTGAGATGTTGATGTAGATATCAAAATAGTTGACCCAATTGCAAATATACTTAATAGACACCAAATATTGACATAATAATTGATGTTTCTAACTCGCAAATGAATTATATGGAGCTGATTTATTGGTATAATAGGTATAATGGCTATAATAGAGTAAAGCAAGTAATTTCACACCTATACATTGCATACCATAAAGGCCATTACAAGGATATAAACATAAAAATGTAACTTTCATTAGCAAATAAGGTCTTAATACACCATATAAATGTGATTATTCAATGAGAGGGGAGGGGGGCATAGGCCCCCTACCCTAACATAAGATGGTGGAGTGGGGCTCCTCCCCCATCCTAACTTAACTAGTCGATCATGGTTGGCAGAGTCGGATAAAGCATCACAAAGTTTTTCTTTCATAAGTTACCCAACAAATAATTAAGAAATATGGGTTGAAGAATCAACATCAATTTTTGTAGGAGCCGATCTAAAAAGCTTACTTTAGTGCCCAAAtttttagtgcaccatgatttgtATCAAACTTCAATTCTATTGGCAAGCGATGTAAGAAAAAACCAATGTGATGGATAAACTGTAATAATCTTACCTCACAAGCAAGCAATGTGTGCTTCAATCTTGGAGCACCAAGGGCTTTTTCATCACTGTTCCGACTCTTAGTTCTTGGTTCGTGTCCTACAGTTTAAAATAAATCCATGTTATTTCAAACACGCTTTAAAACTATCTCAGCGGACTGCTAATAGACTACATCATCGAGGTTCTATATAGTGTCAAATTGTGTGTTGAAGAATAAATCATCAAATGAATGGCATATGGTAGAAAACAGCCTAGGAGATCAAATTAGATAATAAGTGAAGAGAACAATATTCTTGAAGCGGATTATTACATCAGGAGTGAGGCTAACTTTGTCTTGGAATCCTCGAGATGCTGATACAAGTAAAAGCATACAAATTATGGATCTGCTATGGTCAAGTTGAAAGGATAAACGCTATAGTGATTGTTGCACATTTAATTATTCTATCATGTCCATTTTTTAATTTTGAGAAGACGTTTGTTACTGTTTTTTTATATTATCTCTGTTTGTTTTGGATAAAAATTACGTAAACTTCACAAAAAATACCTTTGTACTTGCTTCCAATGGTTCAACTATCTACTTTTGGTTAGACACTTGGCTACAACATTCCGCCCTAGCAGAAGCCTTCCCAAACCTTATTACACACTCCACAAACTAACATTCAGAGTGGCTCATATCTTGCAACTTGGCTTAGAATCTAATCTATGAAACAACTAGATTTTTATTTTAATCGCAGACAACTAGAATTTGGTGTGTTAATGTCTATGTTGCAGGATTTTCAACCCTCTAACGGGTTGGATTAACACTTCCCCGGCAGGGGAGAGATCTTCTACTCCAAACAAGCTTATAGCTAGCCTTTTGATGCAAGGAGACGGAGATCATATGAATGCTAGCACTATATGGAGATGGAGTAGCAAGGTTAAACTCCCAGGCCAGCCTTGCATACAAGAAAATCTTCAACAAGTCTTGTTGCCTAAGGTGTGGCGATGATCTCAAAGATTTGAAGTATATATCCATCATGTGCCCTCTCGCGTATAGAGTCCGGGTTTCGACATTGAGGGTATGTGGGAACGCGGGCCTCCCGAGGACTAGAGCTCTGTTTGGCCCCTCAAAACGTAGAAATAGGAAAAACACGTGAACAGAGATGTCGTTTATCCTGGAAGACTATAGGAACTAAAACCACACAAAACCGAAAAACTAACATTTAGGTGCCACACATGAAAAGCACATAAATTGTAGAGAGCAAAAGAAGAAAGCATGAGATAAGACATCAAGTTTGGTTCCCTTCAAAATTCCAATGGAATAACCCATTACATAGGTTTCAAGTGAGTGTAGGATAGTATTCCTTTGTTCCAAACGGCAATGGAATACGAGTAGTTCCTATAGAAATCATATCCTCCAAAATTCCTGCATTTTTCTTTTCTTCCCGATGGGGCCTTAAGCCTAAAGAAAGATCAAACCGGCGCATGATCGAGGAACGCAACTTCGATGCCGTAAAgacacctgcctttgggtcactgacatgtgggacaaccATCtgttggccccacatgtcatagaggcATGTGCCTTAAGGCATCGAAACGCAGTCCATGATGGAGTGGCAGGTGAGGAAAAAACCAGGCATTTTTGTAGAAGATTGACTCATGATTACATCCAATTCGTACTAAAAAGGCAGAGCATTCCATGGTTATTCCTCCATACTCTGCATCCCCATCTGAGTCGCATTCTAGGCAGCTTTTTCTCTCCCAACTCTCTCTAGAAGCAGCAGAAACGATCCAGTCGACACACTTGAACCAACCATGCACGCTCACCTACCTCTACCTGGAATAACATCACAAAGTACACCAGTAGTTAAGCAACAAAACCTAATGCCATTGGACGGAAACAAGCAGACAGACAGACTATAAGACGCACGTCGAGGCAGACAGACATcgcagaagaagaagcagagcttGACAGAGCTGagcagagcgagagagagagagacagacgcATAGACAGCAATGGGGTTCGGCGTGGTGTCCCTCCTCAACGCGGTGTTCCGCCGGGCCTTCACCTCGGCCGGCCTCCGGCCCAGCTCCGTCGCCGTCGACGCCGACACCACGCTCCACTTCTGGGCCCacccctccctcctctcctcccccgacGCCGAGTccaagcagcggcagcagcagcgggggcggcggccggtggtggtGCTGATCCACGGCTTCGGGCCGGACCCGACGTGGCAGTGGGCGGCGCAGGTGGGCCCGCTGTCCAAGCACTTCGACCTCGTCGTGCCCACGCTGCTCTTCTTCGGCGCGTCCACCACGCGGGCCCCGGGCCGCTCCGACGCGTTCCAGGCCGCCGCCATCGCCAAGCTCCTCGCCAGCGACCGCCTCGGCGGCGTCGGCGAGGAGGGGCGCGTCGTGCACCTCGTGGGCACCAGCTACGGCGGGCTGGTGGCGTACCACCTGGCGCGGGCGCTGCCGCAGGGCGGGGGAGCCGGAGCGTGGACGGTGGGGAAGGTGGCGGTGTGCAGCTCGGACCTGGCCAAGGGGCCCGAGGACGACCGGGCGCTGGCGGCCAAGGGCGGCGTGGCGGACGTGACGGAGCTGATGGTGCCGGCGGACACCAAGGCGCTGCGGCGGCTGATGGACATCTGCGCGCACGGCCCGCCCAAGTACCTCCCCGAGTGCCTCGCCCGCGACCTCCTCCGGGTACGTACTCCCTCCCACGTCACACTGAGGCCATGCATACGATGGGTGCGGTGCGACGTCGATTGAAAAGGTCGTTGCAGTGTGCATCATTCGCCGCCATGATTAAAAAGCTACGAAAATGATGGATCACACCAGCGATTTGGTGGCGAATCACGTCTGCCACCGACCGGACAGTTGGTGGAGAATGTGTGTGTGTGACACCGCGAGCATGCATGTAGCCACAATTTTTAAAATCAAGTTTGAGtagtataagagcgttttttatactagtgtagcgtcaaaaacgttcttatattttgggacggaggaagtagattGCAACTAATTGATTAAAATTAACCAAAGTACATACGCTTTTACTGTGCAGAAGTGTTTCGCGGTCCAGAGAGAGGGGAAGATCGAGCTGATCAAGGGGATCGCCTCCGGGCACGGCTTCCAGATCACTCCTCTCCCCCAGGAGGTGCTGATCGTGTGGGGCGAGTTCGACCAGATCTTCCCGGTGGCCAAGGCGCACAAGGTGAAGGAGAAGCTCGGGGAGAAGGCGACGGTGAGGATCATCCCCGACACGGGCCACCTGCCGCAGCAGGAGGACTCCAAGCTCTTCAACCAGATCCTCCTCGACTTCCTGCtgcctccgccttcctcctccaatggcgccgccgccgccaagtaGCTAGCTAGATAGGCCGTCGCTTGGTTGATATGGTGCAGGTTTTGAGAGAGAATCAACCCGGTCGGCTTGGGTGTGGGTGGTGTAATATAAGTGGCAGCAGTGGGCGTGCAAGGAAGAAGATGTTGTTTTGTTTCATGCAAGCATCGTGTTCTTCTGGTTCATATACGATGATTGATACGAGACTCTACGTTTGTTTTACTTTGAAAAATGAGAGGATCAGTACGTATTGACGGTTTGAGTGCCACACGTATATCGGCCGGCATTTGGTCTTCTCTCGTGTACGGACATTTCATGTCGTGTTCTTCATGCGTTGGAGCACACGTCATCTCGAACATACATTGCACGTTGGCCGTAGTTAAGTAAAGCTTAGGTATGGCGTAAAAATGTTATCCGTAGTTAAGTAATGCTTTGATGTAGCTTCTTCAGGAAGACATGGGATTTTTCATAACATTTTCAAGGTTGCCAAAGCAACGAGTAAACTTAAAATCGGTAAAAAGAAATCTGCGTGTGAGACTCATATGTCATTGGCTATAACATTTTCTTCCTGGCCCAACTCCCCACCCACACAAAGCATGCACAAAATGTTATCCGTTATTTATCTACTAATTAGTAATATTAGGTATTAAATCCACATCAAATGGGTCCGTAGCTCAGTGGTAGAGCAATTGACTGCAGATCAATAGGTCACCGGTTCGAACCTGGTTGGGCCCTCATGTTGTTgtatttctttgtttttcttttcggATGTCACTTCTTGAAAAGAACATTTTTTTACATCACTTCTTGAAAAAGAACATGATATACTCTTTTTTTTTTCATATGTCACTTCTTGAAAAGAACATGATATACTCATGTGGTCCTCTCGTACGAAAACTCCCTTAGGTCCGTAATATCCATTGGAAAACATGAGTACTTCTTGTTCGTTTACTTCAAAAAGGACATGATATTTTTTTGATGTAGCTTCTTCAGGAAGACATGGGATTTTTCATAATGTTTTCAAGGTTGCCGAAGCAACGAGTAAACTTAAAATCGGTAAAAAGAAATCTGCGTGTAAGACTCATATGTCATTGGCTATAACATTTTCTTCCCGGCCCAACTCCCCACCACACAAAGCATGCATGAATTTAGCACAGACGATTTCATTCATGGACGATTTCCCGGCCCAAGCAGTTTATTTCATAGTTAGGGACGGAAAATTGATCACACTACGACTTAGTATATATAGAACATTAAAACTTGAACTATACCTATAACTAAACTAGTTGTTGAAACGATAATGACGGTTGGGCCCTCATGTTattgtattttctttgtttttgttttcggATGTCACTTCTTGAAAAGAGCATTTATTTTACATCACTTCTTGAAAAGAACATGATATACTCATGTGGTCCTCTCGTACGAAAACTCCCTTGGGTCCGTAATATCCATTGGAAAACATGAGTACTTCTTGTTCGTTTACTTCAAAAAGGACATGATATTTTTTTGATGTAGCTTCTTCAGGAAGACATGGGATTTTTCATAATATTTTCAAGGTTGCCGAAGCAACGAGTAAACTTAAAATCGGTAAAAAGAAATCTGCGTGTGAGACTCATATGTCATTGGCTATAACATTTTCTTCCCGGCCCAACTCCCCACCCACACAAAGCATGCATGAATTTAGCACAGACGATTTCATTTATGGACGATTTCCCGACCCAAGCAGTTTATTTCATAGTTAGGGGCGGAAAATTGGTCACACTACGACTTAGTATATATAGAACATTAAAACTTGAACTAAACCTATAACTAAACTAGTTGTTGAAACGATAACGATGGTGGGACTTGTCGATGATGGATGATGCAGCATTGGGCCGGGAAAACTCCCTTCTGGTCTTCTCATAGGAAAACTCCCTTCTAAATTAGTTGTTGAAACGATAACTGCGGTGGTACTTATCATGTTGGACGATGTGGCATTGGCCGCCTCAATCTCACGAAAAATGAGCCAAAGTGACCTCGTCCCACACAAGAATTGCAAGGGCGACGACATTGTGGGCCACGATTGAGCGGAAACAGGGCAGGGCGGCCTCATCCCATTTCGTCCATGTCATTCCCGGTGTTGGGAGTGGGTGTGCGGTCCCAAAGCCAGTGGTCcctctcagcatccatcttcccaaCAGCCACCAAGGCACGGTCGAATTCGGCCCATCGAGCAGCCTAGTCGTACACCTGCTCTTGCTGCTCCTGCCTCAtgtcggtgttggggaacgtagcagaaattcaaaattttcctacgtgtcaccaagatctatctatggagggactagcaacgagggggaggagagtgcatctacatacccttgtagatcgctaagcggaagcgttcaagagaacggggttgatggagtcgtactcgtcgtgatccaaatcaccggagatcctagtaccgaaaggacggcacctccgcgttcaacacacgtacagcccgacaatgtctcccacgccttgatccagcaaggagagagggagaggttgaggaagactccatccagcagcagcacaacggcgtggtggtgatggaggagcgtggcaatcctgcagggcttcgccaagcaccacgggagaggaggagaaagggagggagggctgcaccagcagggagagatcaaatcatgtgttatgggcagccctaggcctcactatatataggggagagggaggagggtgcgccccctctagggttcccacccctaggaggggcggcagccctagatgggaaagaggaggcggccaaggggaggaatccctcctccccaaggcacctaggaggtgccttcccctcctaggactcttccttttagggtttccccaccctagtcgcatgggccctagggggaagtggcgccccagcccactttgggctggatcccttcccacttcagcccatggggccctccgggataggtggccccacccggtggacccccgggacccttccggtggtcccggtacaataccgatgaccccgaaacttgtcccaatggccgaaataggacttcctatatataaatctttacctccggaccattccggaactcctcgtgacgtccgggatctcatccgggactccgaacaacattcggtaaccacatacaaacttcctttataaccctagcgtcatcgaaccttaagtgtgtagaccctacgggttcgggagacatgcagacatgaccgagatgttctccggtcaataaccaacagcggaatctggatacccatgttggctcccacatgttccacgatgatctcatcggatgaaccacgatgtcaaagacttaatcaatcccgtatacaattccctttgtctatcggtacgatacttgcccgagattcgatcgtcggtatcccgataccttgttcaatctcgttaccggcaagtctctttactcgttccgtaacacatcatcccgtgatcaactccttgatcacattgtgcacattatgatgatgtcctaccgagtgggcccagagacacctctccgtcacacggagtgacaaatcccagtctcggttcgtgccaacccaacagacactttcgaagatacccgtagtgtacctttatagccacccagttacgttgtgacgtttggcacacccaaagcactcctacggtatccgggagttgcacaatctcatggtctaagaaaatgatacttgacattagaaaagctttagcatacgaactacacgatctagtgctatgcttaggattgggtcttgtccatcacatcattctcctaatgatgtgatcccgttatcaacgacatccaatgtccatggtcaggaaaccgtaaccatctattgatcaacgagctagtcaactagaggcttactagggacatggtgttgtctatgtatccacacatgtatctgagtttcctatcaatacaattatagcatggataataaacgattatcatgaacaaggaaatataataataacttatttattattgcctctagggcatatttccaatagtctcccacttgcactagagtcaataatctagttcacatcgatatgtgattaacactcaaggtcacatccccatgtgactaacacccaaagagtttactagagtcaataatctagttcacatttaccatgtgattaacactcgatgagttctgggtttgatcatgttatgcttgtgagagaggttatagtcaacgggtctgaacctttcagatccgtgtgtgctttacaaatctctatgtcatctcctagatgcagctaccacgttctatttggagctattccaaataactgttctactatacgaatccagtttactactcagaataatctggattagtgtcaaagtttgcatcggcgtaaccctttacgacgaactcttttaccacctccataatcgagaaaattccttagtccactagttactaaggataactttgaccgttgtcctgtgatccattcttggatcactcttgtaccccttgactgactcatggcaaggcacacttcaggtgtggtacacagcatagcatactgtagagcctacgtcttaagcataggggacgaccttcgtcctttctctctattctgccatggtcgagctttaagtcttaacttcataccttacaactcaggcaagaactccttctttaactgatccatcttgaacaccttcaagatcatgtcaaggtatgtgctcatttgaaagttccattaagcgttttgatctatccttatagatcttgatgctcaatgctcaagcagcttaatccaggctttccattgaaaaacaatttccaaataaccctatatgctttccagaaattctacgtcatttctgatccataatatgtcaacaacatatactcatcagaaattctatagtgctcccactcacttctttggaaatacaagtttctcataaactt is from Triticum aestivum cultivar Chinese Spring chromosome 3A, IWGSC CS RefSeq v2.1, whole genome shotgun sequence and encodes:
- the LOC123057908 gene encoding uncharacterized protein, whose translation is MGFGVVSLLNAVFRRAFTSAGLRPSSVAVDADTTLHFWAHPSLLSSPDAESKQRQQQRGRRPVVVLIHGFGPDPTWQWAAQVGPLSKHFDLVVPTLLFFGASTTRAPGRSDAFQAAAIAKLLASDRLGGVGEEGRVVHLVGTSYGGLVAYHLARALPQGGGAGAWTVGKVAVCSSDLAKGPEDDRALAAKGGVADVTELMVPADTKALRRLMDICAHGPPKYLPECLARDLLRKCFAVQREGKIELIKGIASGHGFQITPLPQEVLIVWGEFDQIFPVAKAHKVKEKLGEKATVRIIPDTGHLPQQEDSKLFNQILLDFLLPPPSSSNGAAAAK